A stretch of Lathyrus oleraceus cultivar Zhongwan6 chromosome 6, CAAS_Psat_ZW6_1.0, whole genome shotgun sequence DNA encodes these proteins:
- the LOC127091092 gene encoding NADPH-dependent aldehyde reductase 1, chloroplastic: MFKSFTTHSMFNRTFSSSSSSRSLTTISTFSNFTSKNNTHHFLPIFPSTHRVPSISFPTSFSVRMASGEQKFPPQKQNTQPGKEHVMDPLPQFTNPDYKPSNKLQGKIAVITGGDSGIGRAVCNLFSLEGATVVFTYVKGDEDKDAKDTLEMIKKSKSADAKDPLALAADLGFDENCKRVVDEIVSAYGHIDILVNNAAEQYECSSVEEIDEPRLERVFRTNIFSYFFMTRHALKHMKEGSSIINTTSVNAYKGHAKLLDYTSTKGAIVAFTRGLSLQLVSKGIRVNGVAPGPIWTPLIPASFKEEETAQFGAQVPMKRAGQPIEVAPSYVFLASNQCSSYFTGQVLHPNGGAVVNG; this comes from the exons ATGTTCAAGTCTTTCACTACGCATTCTATGTTTAACCGaacattttcttcatcatcatcatcaagatcTCTAACAACCATATCCACCTTCTCTAATTTCACTTCCAAAAACAACACTCATCACTTTCTTCCTATTTTTCCATCAACTCACAGAGTCCCTTCCATATCCTTTCCCACTAGCTTCTCTGTAAGAATGGCTTCCGGTGAACAGAAATTCCCTCCTCAAAAACAAAACACAcaacctgggaaagaacatgtTATGGATCCACTACCTCAATTCACTAATCCTGACTACAAACCATCCAATAAACTTCAA GGAAAGATAGCTGTAATAACAGGAGGTGATTCTGGAATTGGACGAGCAGTGTGCAATTTGTTTTCATTAGAAGGTGCTACCGTGGTGTTTACGTATGTGAAGGGTGATGAAGACAAGGATGCGAAGGACACGCTAGAAATGATCAAGAAATCAAAGAGTGCTGATGCTAAGGATCCATTGGCTTTAGCAGCTGACTTAGGGTTTGATGAGAATTGCAAGAGAGTTGTTGATGAGATTGTTAGTGCGTATGGACACATTGACATTCTTGTTAACAATGCAGCTGAGCAATATGAGTGTTCATCCGTTGAGGAGATTGATGAACCCAGGCTTGAGAGGGTGTTCCGAACAAATATCTTCTCATATTTCTTTATGACCAG GCATGCATTGAAGCACATGAAGGAAGGGAGCAGTATTATTAACACAACATCAGTGAATGCATACAAAGGACACGCAAAACTACTGGACTATACATCTACAAAGGGTGCAATTGTGGCATTTACAAGGGGACTATCACTTCAGCTTGTGAGCAAGGGAATAAGGGTGAATGGGGTGGCACCTGGACCTATATGGACACCATTGATACCAGCATCTTTCAAGGAGGAAGAAACTGCTCAATTTGGTGCTCAAGTTCCTATGAAAAGAGCTGGTCAACCTATTGAGGTTGCTCCCTCTTATGTCTTTCTTGCCTCCAATCAATGTTCCTCTTATTTTACTGGACAAGTCCTTCATCCCAATG GTGGAGCCGTTGTGAATGGTTGA
- the LOC127091091 gene encoding uncharacterized protein LOC127091091 gives MRGMELISQDAYLYVMKTPPRYWSRSYFRASNKCDVVLNNMSESFNSVILDSRAKPLVTMLEEIRTYIMERWANNRMRFQNVSNDKILPDIRRKIDRTNTFTNLWLVRTEKHRERKGKKGREEELKSKGWRTKA, from the exons ATGAGGGGAATGGAATTGATCAGTCAGGATGCATATCTTTATGTGATGAAGACCCCACCAAGATATTGGAGTAGATCATATTTTAGGGCAAGTAACAAGTGTGATGTTGTTCTCAATAACATGTCGGAGTCTTTTAATAGTGTTATTCTTGACTCAAGGGCTAAACCATTAGTCACTATGCTGGAAGAGATCAGAACCTACATTATGGAGAGATGGGCAAACAATAGGATGAGGTTTCAAAATGTCTCTAATGATAAGATTTTGCCTGACATTAGAAGGAAGATTGATAGAACAAACACATTCACCAACTTATGGCTTGTCAG aacagagaagcatcgtgagagaaaagggaaaaagggcagagaagaggagctgaagagcaaaggttggagaacgaaagcttga
- the LOC127091088 gene encoding amidase 1 yields the protein METASDYGAFMEKFILPPSSSSTDLPLNSLTFAVKDIFDVKGYVAGFGNPDWAKTHEVATSTAPTVLALLSAGATCVGKTVMDEMAYSINGENIHYGTPRNPCAEDRVPGGSSSGSAVAVGAKLVDFSLGTDTGGSVRVPASYCGIFGFRPSHGAISKSGVVPMAQSFDTVGWFARDPKILSRVGHILLQSPQVTPVKPTQVIIAEDCFQLSSVPYEVVPQTVIKAVQKLYGEDVLRREILGEYVKAKVPGLKHFMSEENTNQVYNIPSLAALSSAMRLLQRYEFKNNHSEWINAVKPDLGPGISERVSDALGTTEKDTDICHSIKRELRDALTSLLGDLGVLVIPTVPGPPPKLQTNSSELEIFRARAFSLLSIVGVSGFCQVSIPLGMYNDLPISVSLVARNGADGFLLHLVESIYDNIEK from the exons ATGGAAACAGCCTCAGACTATGGAGCATTCATGGAGAAATTCATTTTGCCACCATCTTCTTCTTCCACTGATCTTCCTTTGAATTCACTCACCTTTGCAGTCAAAGACAT ATTTGATGTGAAAGGGTATGTAGCTGGATTTGGGAATCCTGATTGGGCAAAGACTCATGAGGTTGCTACTTCTACTGCTCCAACAGTTTTGGCTCTCCTTAGTGCTGGTGCCACTTGTGTTGGTAAAACTGTCATGGATGAAATGGCTTACAG TATAAACGGAGAAAATATACACTATGGAACACCTAGAAATCCTTGTGCAGAAGACCGAGTTCCCGGAGGATCTTCTAGTGGTTCTGCTGTTGCAGTTGGTGCAAAGCTTGTTGATTTCTCTTTGG GAACTGATACAGGAGGAAGTGTAAGGGTGCCGGCATCATATTGTGGGATTTTTGGTTTTCGTCCTTCTCATGGCGCTATCTCAAAATCGGGAGTTGTTCCTATGGCACAAAGTTTTGATACTGTAG GATGGTTTGCTAGGGATCCCAAGATTTTAAGCAGAGTTGGACATATACTTTTGCAATCTCCACAGGTCACACCTGTTAAACCTACTCAGGTTATCATCGCAGAGGATTGTTTTCAGCTTTCAAGTGTTCCTTACGAAGTGGTTCCACAGACTGTCATCAAAGCAGTACAGAAGTTATATGGCG AGGATGTATTAAGGCGTGAAATCCTTGGTGAATATGTGAAGGCCAAAGTTCCGGGTTTGAAACATTTCATGAGTGAAGAAAACACAAATCAAGTATACAACATTCCATCACTGGCTGCACTTTCAAGCGCGATGCGATTACTTCAGAG GTATGAGTTTAAGAATAACCACAGTGAATGGATCAATGCAGTCAAACCTGATTTAGGCCCCGGAATTTCGGAACGTGTATCAGATGCTCTAGGCACAACAGAGAAAGATACTGATATCTGTCATTCTATAAAAAGGGAGTTGCGTGATGCCCTTACTTCTCTTCTTGGG GATTTAGGTGTTCTCGTGATCCCGACGGTTCCAGGGCCTCCACCTAAACTACAAACAAATTCATCTGAATTAGAGATTTTCCGCGCAAGAGCTTTTAGCCTGCTGTCCATTGTTGGAGTTTCTGGATTTTGCCAG GTAAGCATACCGCTAGGGATGTATAATGACCTTCCTATATCAGTTTCTCTTGTGGCCAGGAATGGTGCAGATGGATTCTTGCTTCACCTTGTAGAGAGTATTTATGATAACATAGAAAAATAG
- the LOC127091089 gene encoding uncharacterized protein LOC127091089 isoform X1 yields MEDESATNSHDSICPICLGPLTQESYLDHCLHRFCFNCILRWTNIVSSKHQTPPSSVKCPLCKTDNFSIIYGLDGTSFQRHYINTNLQDCFVLSKAHRYRLQCYYTQQGFLEDIFNVSLYWKSRKYNQPNNWLQTWLTREIQALTQEEDVDIIVHHISGVVKPLWTSKEQKLHTKEPEKKQEEFMMSVSEAARPFLGARTDRFVYEIQLFLASGLNIEAYDAVYIQRLGWSSPGENTEVSQNELIDRTTVIPYLYIFDDDSDGNE; encoded by the exons ATGGAGGATGAATCAGCAACCAATTCGCACGATTCCATTTGCCCAATCTGCCTCGGACCCTTAACTCAAGAATCGTATCTCGACCATTGTTTGCATAGATTTTGCTTCAATTGCATTCTCCGCTGGACCAATATCGTTTCCTCCAAGCACCAAACTCCACCTTCTTCCGTGAAATGCCCCCTTTGTAAG ACAGATAATTTTTCTATCATTTATGGACTTGATGGAACTTCCTTTCAGCGCCATTATATAAATACCAATCTTCAAGATTG TTTTGTGTTATCAAAAGCACACAGATATAGATTACAATGCTATTATACTCAACAAG GTTTCTTAGAAGACATATTCAATGTATCACTCTATTGGAAATCTCGTAAGTATAATCAGCCAAACAACTGGCTTCAAACTTGGTTAACAAGGGAAATTCAAGCACTTACCCAG GAAGAGGATGTTGACATCATTGTGCACCATATCTCTGGTGTGGTAAAACCGTTATGGACAAG TAAAGAACAGAAGCTGCACACAAAAGAACCTGAAAAGAAACAGGAAGAGTTCATGATGTCGGTCTCTGAAGCAGCCAGGCCTTTTCTGGGAGCAAGAACAGACAGATTTGTGTATGAGATTCAACTATTTCTTGCTTCAGGATTGAATATTGAAGCTTATGATGCAGTTTACATACAACGATTAGGTTGGAGCTCACCTGGGGAAAACACTGAAGTTTCTCAAAATGAATTGATTGATCGCACTACTGTGATTCCATACCTCTACATATTTGACGATGACTCTGATGGAAATGAGTAG
- the LOC127091089 gene encoding uncharacterized protein LOC127091089 isoform X2 produces MEDESATNSHDSICPICLGPLTQESYLDHCLHRFCFNCILRWTNIVSSKHQTPPSSVKCPLYNFSIIYGLDGTSFQRHYINTNLQDCFVLSKAHRYRLQCYYTQQGFLEDIFNVSLYWKSRKYNQPNNWLQTWLTREIQALTQEEDVDIIVHHISGVVKPLWTSKEQKLHTKEPEKKQEEFMMSVSEAARPFLGARTDRFVYEIQLFLASGLNIEAYDAVYIQRLGWSSPGENTEVSQNELIDRTTVIPYLYIFDDDSDGNE; encoded by the exons ATGGAGGATGAATCAGCAACCAATTCGCACGATTCCATTTGCCCAATCTGCCTCGGACCCTTAACTCAAGAATCGTATCTCGACCATTGTTTGCATAGATTTTGCTTCAATTGCATTCTCCGCTGGACCAATATCGTTTCCTCCAAGCACCAAACTCCACCTTCTTCCGTGAAATGCCCCCTTT ATAATTTTTCTATCATTTATGGACTTGATGGAACTTCCTTTCAGCGCCATTATATAAATACCAATCTTCAAGATTG TTTTGTGTTATCAAAAGCACACAGATATAGATTACAATGCTATTATACTCAACAAG GTTTCTTAGAAGACATATTCAATGTATCACTCTATTGGAAATCTCGTAAGTATAATCAGCCAAACAACTGGCTTCAAACTTGGTTAACAAGGGAAATTCAAGCACTTACCCAG GAAGAGGATGTTGACATCATTGTGCACCATATCTCTGGTGTGGTAAAACCGTTATGGACAAG TAAAGAACAGAAGCTGCACACAAAAGAACCTGAAAAGAAACAGGAAGAGTTCATGATGTCGGTCTCTGAAGCAGCCAGGCCTTTTCTGGGAGCAAGAACAGACAGATTTGTGTATGAGATTCAACTATTTCTTGCTTCAGGATTGAATATTGAAGCTTATGATGCAGTTTACATACAACGATTAGGTTGGAGCTCACCTGGGGAAAACACTGAAGTTTCTCAAAATGAATTGATTGATCGCACTACTGTGATTCCATACCTCTACATATTTGACGATGACTCTGATGGAAATGAGTAG